Proteins encoded together in one Anoxybacillus flavithermus window:
- a CDS encoding ornithine--oxo-acid transaminase, translating to MKTTQIIELTEKYGANNYHPLPVVLSKGEGVWVEDPEGNRYMDMLSAYSAVNQGHRHPRIVQALIDQANKITLTSRAFHNDQLGPWYEKVAKLTKKEMVLPMNTGAEAVETAVKAARRWAYDVKGVPADQAEIIVCEDNFHGRTMTAVSMSSNPEYKRGFGPMLPGIKVIPFGDVEALKQAITPNTAAFIFEPIQGEAGINIPPEGFLKAAYDVCKQHNVLYIADEIQSGLGRSGKMFACDWEEVEPDMYILGKALGGGVFPISCVAANRDILGVFNPGSHGSTFGGNPLACAVSIAALDVIIEEKLPERSFELGQYFQEKLREINHPDIKEVRGRGLFIGVELHVPARPYCEKLQQEGLLCKETHDTVIRFAPPLVITKEELDWAIEKVKKVFEQ from the coding sequence TTGAAAACAACACAAATCATCGAGCTAACAGAAAAATACGGGGCAAACAACTATCATCCACTTCCAGTCGTCTTATCTAAAGGCGAAGGAGTATGGGTAGAAGATCCAGAAGGCAATCGTTATATGGATATGTTGAGCGCTTACTCTGCGGTCAACCAAGGTCATCGCCATCCGCGCATCGTGCAGGCGCTTATTGATCAAGCGAATAAAATTACATTAACATCGCGCGCATTTCATAACGACCAGCTCGGTCCATGGTATGAAAAAGTCGCAAAGCTAACGAAAAAAGAAATGGTTTTGCCGATGAACACAGGTGCCGAAGCGGTCGAAACAGCCGTAAAAGCAGCGCGCCGCTGGGCATATGACGTAAAAGGCGTTCCTGCGGATCAAGCCGAAATTATCGTTTGTGAAGATAACTTTCACGGTCGGACGATGACAGCGGTGTCGATGTCATCCAATCCAGAATACAAACGCGGATTCGGTCCGATGCTTCCGGGCATCAAAGTCATTCCGTTCGGCGATGTAGAGGCGCTAAAACAAGCGATCACTCCAAATACAGCCGCATTTATTTTTGAGCCAATTCAAGGAGAAGCAGGCATTAACATTCCGCCAGAAGGATTTTTAAAAGCCGCATACGACGTATGTAAACAACATAACGTTTTATACATTGCGGACGAAATTCAATCAGGACTTGGCCGCTCCGGCAAAATGTTTGCGTGCGATTGGGAAGAAGTTGAGCCAGACATGTACATTCTCGGCAAAGCGCTCGGTGGGGGCGTATTCCCAATTTCATGCGTAGCCGCAAACCGCGACATTCTTGGTGTATTCAATCCAGGCTCGCACGGATCGACGTTCGGTGGCAACCCGCTTGCTTGTGCCGTTTCGATCGCTGCGCTTGATGTTATCATCGAAGAAAAATTGCCAGAGCGCTCATTTGAGCTCGGTCAATACTTCCAAGAAAAATTGCGCGAAATCAATCATCCAGACATTAAAGAAGTGCGCGGCAGAGGATTGTTTATCGGCGTCGAATTACACGTCCCTGCGCGTCCGTATTGCGAAAAACTGCAACAAGAAGGGCTATTATGTAAAGAAACGCATGACACAGTCATCCGTTTTGCCCCGCCGCTCGTTATTACAAAAGAAGAGCTCGATTGGGCAATTGAAAAAGTGAAAAAAGTATTTGAACAATAA